The Streptomyces sp. NBC_01775 genome includes a region encoding these proteins:
- a CDS encoding S1 family peptidase, with amino-acid sequence MKNTVKYLKRTTAVGAVALAAFSLSPSVASAMPTDGSGSKPGSQVVGGTPAEQGEFPFMVRLSMGCGGSLLTQDIVLTAAHCVDGSGKDTSITATAGVVDLEDSAAVEVNSTEVLQAPGYNGTGKDWALIKLAKPIDQPTLPIATDASLNSGDFTIAGWGADAEGGEQQRYLLKAQVPFVDDAACKSAYPNLVEDEELCAGKLDTGGVDTCQGDSGGPMFRKDDAGKLVQVGIVSWGEGCAQPGKPGVYTEVSNFASDIKAAADQLGG; translated from the coding sequence TTGAAGAACACGGTCAAGTACCTCAAGAGAACTACCGCCGTCGGTGCCGTAGCGCTCGCCGCCTTCAGTCTCAGCCCCTCGGTCGCCTCGGCGATGCCGACCGACGGGTCCGGCAGCAAGCCCGGTTCGCAGGTCGTCGGCGGCACCCCGGCCGAACAGGGCGAGTTCCCGTTCATGGTCCGGCTGTCCATGGGCTGCGGCGGATCGCTGCTGACCCAGGACATCGTGCTGACCGCGGCGCACTGCGTCGACGGCAGCGGCAAGGACACCAGCATCACCGCCACCGCGGGCGTCGTCGACCTGGAGGACTCGGCCGCTGTCGAGGTCAACTCCACCGAGGTCCTCCAGGCGCCCGGCTACAACGGCACCGGCAAGGACTGGGCCCTGATCAAGCTGGCGAAGCCCATCGACCAGCCGACGCTTCCCATAGCCACCGACGCCTCCCTCAACAGCGGCGATTTCACCATCGCCGGCTGGGGCGCCGACGCGGAGGGCGGCGAGCAGCAGCGCTACCTCCTCAAGGCCCAGGTGCCGTTCGTCGACGACGCGGCCTGCAAGAGCGCCTACCCCAACCTGGTCGAGGATGAGGAGCTGTGCGCCGGCAAGCTCGACACCGGCGGGGTCGACACCTGCCAGGGCGACTCGGGCGGCCCGATGTTCCGTAAGGACGACGCCGGCAAGCTCGTCCAGGTCGGCATAGTGAGCTGGGGCGAAGGCTGCGCGCAGCCGGGCAAGCCCGGCGTGTACACGGAGGTCAGCAACTTCGCCTCCGACATCAAGGCGGCGGCCGACCAGCTGGGTGGCTGA
- a CDS encoding ABC transporter ATP-binding protein, whose product MLIRLLRARLRPYKQPIALLVLMQLIQTCATLYLPTLNADIIDHGVVKGDTGYILRYGSLMLAVSVVQVVCNIAAVFLGARTAAALGRDIRAHVFDRVQAFSAREVGQFGAPSLITRTTNDVLQVQMVTLMAFTLMVTAPIMCFGGIFMALGQDVPLSAVLLGVVPVLGIAVGLIVRRMRPLFRTMQERLDNVNRVLREQITGVRVIRAFVKDEYERRRFHEANSGLTDVQLRTGQLMALMFPVVMTVVNISSVVVVWFGARRIDSGDIEIGALTAFLAYLMQIVMSVMMATFMFMMVPRAEVCAERIQEVLDTDSSVVPPADPVRTLRRHGQLELRGAGFGYPGAEVPVLHDISLLARPGETTAVIGSTGSGKSSLLGLVPRLFDATAGQVLVDGEDVRTLDPDLLASTVGLVPQRPYLFSGTVASNLRYGRPEASDEELWQALEVAQAKDFVERMDGGLEAEISQGGSNVSGGQRQRLAIARVLVHRPEIYLFDDSFSALDYATDAALRSALARETAEATVVIVAQRVSTIRDADRILVLDEGRVAGVGGHHELMEDNETYREIVLSQLTESEAS is encoded by the coding sequence GTGCTGATCCGCCTTCTCCGCGCCCGGCTGCGCCCGTACAAGCAGCCGATCGCGCTTCTCGTACTGATGCAGCTCATACAGACCTGCGCCACGCTCTACCTGCCCACGCTCAACGCCGACATCATCGACCACGGTGTCGTGAAGGGCGACACGGGCTACATCCTGCGCTACGGCAGCCTGATGCTGGCCGTCTCCGTGGTGCAGGTCGTCTGCAACATCGCCGCGGTGTTCCTCGGGGCCCGCACCGCCGCCGCGCTGGGACGCGACATCCGCGCGCACGTCTTCGACCGGGTGCAGGCGTTCTCCGCCCGCGAGGTCGGCCAGTTCGGGGCCCCGTCACTGATCACCCGCACCACCAATGACGTGCTCCAGGTGCAGATGGTGACGCTGATGGCCTTCACGCTGATGGTCACGGCGCCGATCATGTGCTTCGGCGGCATCTTCATGGCGCTCGGCCAGGACGTACCGCTCTCGGCCGTGCTCCTGGGCGTGGTGCCCGTGCTGGGTATCGCGGTCGGTCTGATCGTCCGCCGTATGCGCCCGCTCTTCCGCACCATGCAGGAGCGGCTGGACAACGTGAACCGGGTGCTGCGCGAGCAGATCACCGGTGTCCGTGTCATCCGCGCCTTCGTCAAGGACGAGTACGAGCGCCGCCGCTTCCACGAGGCCAACAGCGGCCTGACCGATGTGCAGTTGCGCACCGGGCAGCTGATGGCGCTGATGTTCCCGGTCGTGATGACCGTCGTGAACATATCCAGCGTCGTCGTGGTCTGGTTCGGCGCGCGCCGTATCGACAGCGGCGACATCGAGATCGGCGCCCTCACCGCGTTCCTCGCGTATCTGATGCAGATCGTGATGTCCGTGATGATGGCCACCTTCATGTTCATGATGGTGCCCCGCGCCGAGGTCTGCGCCGAGCGCATCCAGGAAGTGCTGGACACCGACTCCAGCGTCGTACCGCCCGCGGACCCGGTGCGTACGCTGCGCCGGCACGGGCAACTGGAGCTGCGCGGGGCCGGGTTCGGATACCCCGGCGCCGAGGTGCCCGTCCTCCACGACATAAGCCTGCTGGCGCGGCCGGGCGAGACCACGGCGGTCATCGGCTCGACCGGCAGCGGCAAGTCCTCCCTGCTGGGCCTGGTGCCACGGCTGTTCGACGCGACGGCCGGGCAGGTCCTGGTGGACGGCGAGGACGTGCGCACCCTCGACCCCGACCTCCTCGCGAGCACGGTCGGGCTCGTGCCGCAGCGCCCGTACCTCTTCTCCGGCACCGTCGCCTCCAACCTGCGCTACGGCCGCCCCGAGGCGAGCGACGAGGAGCTGTGGCAGGCCCTGGAGGTCGCCCAGGCCAAGGACTTCGTCGAGCGGATGGACGGCGGGCTGGAGGCGGAGATCTCCCAGGGCGGCAGCAACGTCTCCGGCGGCCAGCGGCAGCGGCTGGCGATAGCGCGAGTGCTGGTGCACCGGCCCGAGATCTACCTGTTCGACGACTCCTTCTCCGCGCTGGACTACGCGACCGACGCGGCCTTGCGCTCCGCGCTCGCCCGGGAGACGGCGGAGGCGACGGTCGTCATCGTCGCGCAGCGCGTGTCCACCATCCGGGACGCCGACCGCATCCTCGTGCTCGACGAGGGCCGCGTCGCGGGCGTCGGGGGGCACCACGAGCTGATGGAGGACAACGAGACCTACCGGGAGATCGTGCTCTCCCAGCTGACCGAAAGTGAGGCCTCATGA
- a CDS encoding ABC transporter ATP-binding protein, with the protein MSGPGGMAGAPHQRSMDFKGSGKRLLAQFKPERAWLLVMLLVVVVSVGLSVLGPKILGHATDLIFGGFIGQKLPAGLTKEQALEGLRHKGQGGMADMLSGMDFTPGHGIDFGAIGEVLLVVAAVYTAAGLLMLWAGRISARAIANTVFRLREQVEAKLSKLPLSYLDKQSRGEVLSRVTNDIDNLGQTLQQTLGQLVNSLLTIVGVLAVMFWISPLLALVALVTVPLSALVATRVGKRAQPQFVQQWKSTGKLNAHIEEMYTGHALVKVFGRQRESAEVFAEQNDALYKAGFKAQFISGIMQPAMMFVGNLNYVLVAVVGGLRVASGNLSIGDVQAFVQYSRQFSQPLTQVASMANLIQSGVASAERVFDILDAEEQSPEPDKAHAERPSEALGRVELKNVSFRYTEDKPLIEDLSLAVEPGQTVAIVGPTGAGKTTLVNLLLRFYEVREGRILLDGTDIAAMDREELREGIGMVLQDTWLFGGTIAENIAYGAQGATREQVEEAARAAHADRFIRTLPDGYETVLDDEGTGVSAGEKQLITIARAFLSDPVILVLDEATSSVDTRTEVLIQRAMERLASERTSFVIAHRLSTIRDADVILVMENGSIVEQGTHEALLDADGAYAGLYKAQFAEAVAEVD; encoded by the coding sequence ATGAGCGGGCCAGGGGGAATGGCGGGGGCGCCGCACCAGCGGTCGATGGACTTCAAGGGCTCGGGAAAGCGGCTGCTGGCCCAGTTCAAGCCGGAGCGCGCCTGGCTGCTGGTGATGCTGCTGGTCGTGGTCGTCAGCGTCGGCCTGAGCGTGCTCGGGCCCAAGATCCTCGGCCATGCGACCGACCTGATCTTCGGGGGGTTCATCGGGCAGAAGCTGCCGGCCGGCCTCACCAAGGAACAGGCCCTGGAGGGGCTGCGCCACAAGGGGCAAGGCGGCATGGCCGACATGCTCTCCGGTATGGACTTCACCCCGGGCCACGGCATCGACTTCGGCGCGATCGGCGAGGTGCTGCTGGTCGTGGCCGCCGTCTACACGGCAGCCGGGCTGCTGATGCTGTGGGCGGGACGGATCTCGGCCCGCGCGATCGCCAACACCGTCTTCCGGCTGCGCGAGCAGGTCGAGGCGAAGCTGTCGAAGCTGCCGCTGTCCTACCTGGACAAGCAGTCGCGCGGCGAGGTGCTCTCCCGGGTCACCAACGACATCGACAACCTCGGGCAGACGCTCCAGCAGACCTTGGGCCAGCTCGTCAACTCGCTGCTGACCATCGTCGGCGTGCTGGCCGTGATGTTCTGGATCTCGCCGCTGCTGGCGCTGGTCGCGCTGGTGACCGTGCCGCTGTCGGCGCTGGTCGCCACCCGGGTGGGCAAGCGGGCCCAGCCCCAGTTCGTGCAGCAGTGGAAGTCGACGGGCAAGCTGAACGCGCACATCGAGGAGATGTACACCGGACACGCCCTGGTGAAGGTCTTCGGGCGGCAGCGCGAGTCGGCCGAGGTCTTCGCCGAGCAGAACGACGCCCTCTACAAGGCCGGGTTCAAGGCGCAGTTCATCAGCGGGATCATGCAGCCCGCGATGATGTTCGTGGGCAACCTCAACTACGTCCTCGTCGCCGTGGTCGGCGGACTGCGGGTCGCCTCGGGCAACCTGTCGATCGGTGACGTCCAGGCGTTCGTGCAGTACTCACGGCAGTTCAGCCAGCCGCTCACCCAGGTCGCGTCGATGGCGAACCTGATCCAGTCCGGAGTGGCCTCGGCCGAGCGGGTCTTCGACATCCTCGACGCGGAGGAGCAGTCCCCCGAGCCGGACAAGGCGCACGCCGAGCGGCCGTCCGAGGCGCTGGGCCGGGTGGAGCTGAAGAACGTCTCGTTCCGCTACACCGAGGACAAGCCGCTGATCGAGGACCTGTCACTGGCGGTCGAACCCGGTCAGACGGTGGCCATCGTCGGCCCCACAGGGGCGGGCAAGACCACCCTGGTCAACCTGCTGCTGCGGTTCTACGAGGTGCGCGAGGGCCGCATTCTGCTGGACGGCACCGACATCGCCGCCATGGACCGCGAGGAGTTGCGCGAGGGCATCGGGATGGTGCTCCAGGACACCTGGCTGTTCGGCGGCACCATCGCCGAGAACATCGCCTACGGGGCGCAAGGTGCCACGCGCGAGCAGGTGGAGGAGGCCGCGCGCGCCGCGCACGCCGACCGCTTCATCCGCACGCTCCCCGACGGCTACGAGACGGTGCTGGACGACGAGGGCACCGGGGTGAGCGCGGGCGAGAAGCAGCTCATCACGATAGCCCGAGCGTTCTTGTCCGACCCGGTGATCCTGGTGCTGGACGAGGCGACCAGCTCGGTGGACACCAGGACCGAGGTCCTCATCCAGCGCGCGATGGAGCGCCTGGCCTCCGAGCGCACCAGCTTCGTGATCGCCCACCGCCTCTCCACGATCCGGGACGCGGACGTGATCTTGGTGATGGAGAACGGCTCGATCGTCGAACAGGGCACCCATGAGGCCCTGCTGGACGCGGACGGCGCGTACGCGGGCCTGTACAAGGCGCAGTTCGCGGAGGCGGTGGCGGAGGTGGACTGA